Part of the Henckelia pumila isolate YLH828 chromosome 2, ASM3356847v2, whole genome shotgun sequence genome is shown below.
ttcctttctctttgaagagtgctgctaaggattgactGTATTACTTGCCCTCTGGTTCCATCATGACGTGGACGGAAATGAAAAGAATCTTTCTGGAGAAATATTtcccagcctctagagctgcgaacatccggaaggaaatctatggaatcaTGCAATACTCCGGAGAGTCACTACATgagtattgggagcggttcaagaagctttgcgctagctgtccgcaacatcagataagtgaaaaccaattaattcaattGTGCTATGAAGGTTTATTGTCTCATGACGGGAATATGCTGCTggatgcggccagtggaggagttttcgtGGACAAAACTCCTGTCAAAGCAAGGAATCTGATAGAGAACATGGccgccaattctcaacaattttgAACCTTCAGGAGTGATCCAACACCCGGAAGGAATActgaggtaaatgtttcttcccttgaatagcaactgattgatctgacgtctcttgtgcgtcaaatggctgtAAGGAATGGACAAAATATGAAGGTTTGTGGAATTTTCACTGCAAGGGGACATGcgactgacatgtgtcccataCTTCAAGAGGGATCGGCTGAGCAAGTCAATGTAGCAGGAGGATTTCCCGGACCGCCACAATGGAAGTATGACCCAtactccaacacatacaatcctggttggaaggatcatccaaacctGAGATATTTGAACCCGCAAGCAATtcaagcaccaccgcacaatctAGCTTATAGGCCGCCATACCCCCAACAACCACAGCATCCTCAAGTCCCCACGCCTGGTGAGTTTCTAGAAaacattgttaaggatcttgctactaatactTCCGCTTTTCAACAGAAAActcgagcaagtatccaacagTTGAACACTCAAATGGGGCAGTTGGCAACCGCAGTGAACAGGTTGGAGGCACTGAATTCGAACATCTTACCATCACAGACTGTGGTGAATCCGAGGGAGAATGTGAGTGCAATCaccttgaggagtggaaaggagTTGAAGGTTAATGAAGATGTGGTGAAAGAACCAGTATAGAACAAAGATGATCAGGAATCCAAGGTAGAGGAGGAAGACACAATTCAAGAAGTACCTAGAGGTAAGTTCCCTGCTTTTTCCGAGTATAGACAtgtagccccttttcccttagcattgaAAGAGTCTAGGAAAGATGATGGAATTAAGCAGTTGTATGAAGTGTTTCGTAGATGCGAGCTAAATATCCctttgttagatgctattaaacaagtacctcgttattctaaaattttaaaagaattgtGTACTGTGAAGAGAAAACAAAAGTTAAAGGGATGTCAGaaagttgaattgggagaacaggtctctgctgtaattcaaagaaaggtacctacaaaatgcaaggatccaggtatgttctcAATTCCTTGCAAGATAGGAGATGTTCAGCTTGATACGACCATGTTAGATTTAGGAGCGTCGATCAATGTCATGTCATATTCTGTGTATGCTTCCTTAAAACTAGGGCCTTTGACTGAAACTAGAATTGTTATTCAAATGGCTGATAAATCTACAATTTTTCCAAGAGGAGTGCTAGAAGATGTTCTTGTGCAAGTTGACAATTTGGTCTTTTTTGCTGATTTCTATgtgcttgatatgaaaaataatgatttgaataATCCAATTTTActaggaagaccatttttgaaaacttcaaaatttgttatagatgtgaaCAATGGCACTCTCACAATGGAGTTTGATAGGGAGGTTGTtaagtttcatatttttgataccctgcAAATTCCTGattgtgaaagtgttgttaataatCTTGATGTCATTAATAACTTGTCGCAAGAACACAAGAAGGTTGTGAATGGGAATAAAGTTAAGAAGGTTATTGCAAAACCTATGGAGAATTTTACTACTGAAAGTGTTCGTTCTGAACTGCAGGCACCCAAGAAATCCAAGAAGAAGAAGCAAAGACCAAAAATCTCTACAAAACTGCGcaagtgggtgaaggtggacaagGGAACTAGATATGAACCACCTTGATGAACTGAAgtatgcagtcgagctatagactgactgtaaatttagcGCTCACTGGGagacaacccagtgtttttttttctttttttttctttagtttagtttttatctttcattttgtttttgcgtttatttttttttttcagaaaccGAATGCCGCCACCTCCGCAGTCAAAGTTTCAATATGATTCTTTCGTGATGTTGTCAGACGTTGAAGAGGACAGTGCCAAcacttaaaccaggggagtttcgttttacatttttttcattgcattgtgttgggttgtttgtttgtgttttgtgttttgaCGCATTGAGGGAAATGCTTCAATTAAGTGTGGAGGGATGTATTCATATTGTTgcatttgtgttttttttgttattgcattcattttgttttttgtttgtgtcgtatgcatgagttgaggatgagattgttagcctatgacgaggtagttgaaaaataataaaatttttgaaaaattttactcttgattggatttgagaaaccgtaggttgtttgttgaatattccaaGCACGCCTGTTTAACCAGTGAGTTATAGCGATGTATTTGATATTGTGAATGTatatttgaccattgcacgacattaggtgtttgtggaacttgacGGTTCTTAAGTCTTGATAATCTTATTGATAGAGCATTCACTCTCTTGGTTTTTTTTGGAACATGCTTTTGAGCAATCGACTCCATCCGGGTTTCGagcgagatgtttgaaatcctattcatcttgtttgtggctaagtctgcgggaaaaaataataaaatggggttaagccttgaaaaaaaaaatctagtaaggcatcagttccatccaggctatagacgaggggattgaaattcgaatcctatctagttatagctaagattgcgggtaattattgggactgtcAAAAGATCTAGATAATTGGTGCGTATTTTTCTTGAGAAAGTTTAtgttttgttgatggattgttgggaggagagttcttgattttgaggcttgcactgaattgttttaggtaggcgaacagtcttgaaactttgtcttttgaagttgcatgtagctggggtaacatgacacacacacacattcgcattcgactgaagatgtatcattgatgattgagagtagctatTAACTTGTTTTAGATGacagtggttttctctgaggctatgttgtGTATGGTCATTCATGTTTGTGTATctgttttgtttcattttgttttgcatgacttactcAAGGGCGAGTAAGGAGTAAGTGTGGGGGAGtttgatagttatgtttttattgcatttgttagtgtcattttgctgttgttttgcatttgtttacgtgtcttatttatgtattttgtttgtatttcattttccgtgtttgcatgattggtttcccggttttgtggttaggttgtaCATTTTGGCGGATACATGGAAGGAATCTTTGAAGCAATGGAAAAGCTGGAATTTCTGAAGaatttttggccgctcgatctgcaggagTTTACTGATCGAGCGGAGCAAGTTTTGCGAAGACAGTAGGCTCGGAtattttttggc
Proteins encoded:
- the LOC140877709 gene encoding uncharacterized protein, whose protein sequence is MAVRNGQNMKVCGIFTARGHATDMCPILQEGSAEQVNVAGGFPGPPQWKYDPYSNTYNPGWKDHPNLRYLNPQAIQAPPHNLAYRPPYPQQPQHPQVPTPGEFLENIVKDLATNTSAFQQKTRASIQQLNTQMGQLATAVNRLEALNSNILPSQTVVNPRENVSAITLRSGKELKESKVEEEDTIQEVPRGKFPAFSEYRHVAPFPLALKESRKDDGIKQLYEVFRRCELNIPLLDAIKQIGDVQLDTTMLDLGASINVMSYSVYASLKLGPLTETRIVIQMADKSTIFPRGVLEDVLVQVDNLVFFADFYVLDMKNNDLNNPILLGRPFLKTSKFVIDVNNGTLTMEFDREVVKFHIFDTLQIPDCESVVNNLDVINNLSQEHKKVVNGNKVKKVIAKPMENFTTESVRSELQAPKKSKKKKQRPKISTKLRKWVKVDKGTRYEPP